The Geobacter sp. AOG2 genome includes a window with the following:
- a CDS encoding bifunctional precorrin-2 dehydrogenase/sirohydrochlorin ferrochelatase: MPHLALNIDMRKRTALIVGGGAVAARKLRVLREAGAGVRVVAPAVLPEIREQEAAGAVTVRIGCYEAADLDGIALVVAATDDAAVNRRVAAEAGEKGILVAVADRPEAGDCHFPAILRRGALEISVSTGGRCPALAAEVRDAIAGMIGNDYAGLVEQLAAEREKLLTEGNGTTYNKTLLRTMARRLVAELSARKDIS; this comes from the coding sequence ATGCCGCACCTTGCCCTGAACATAGATATGCGGAAACGGACCGCCCTGATCGTGGGGGGCGGCGCGGTTGCCGCCCGCAAGTTGCGGGTATTGCGCGAGGCGGGGGCCGGCGTCCGGGTCGTTGCCCCGGCAGTGCTGCCCGAAATCCGCGAGCAGGAGGCGGCCGGCGCCGTGACGGTACGGATCGGTTGTTATGAGGCCGCCGACCTGGACGGCATTGCGCTGGTGGTGGCGGCGACGGATGACGCCGCCGTGAACCGGCGGGTAGCCGCTGAGGCGGGGGAGAAAGGCATCCTCGTGGCCGTCGCCGACCGGCCGGAAGCGGGAGACTGCCATTTCCCCGCGATCTTGCGGCGGGGAGCGCTCGAGATCTCCGTCTCGACGGGCGGCCGTTGCCCGGCCCTTGCCGCCGAGGTCCGCGACGCCATCGCCGGGATGATCGGTAATGATTACGCCGGACTTGTGGAACAACTGGCTGCGGAGCGAGAAAAGCTATTGACGGAAGGGAATGGCACCACATACAATAAGACGCTTTTACGCACGATGGCGAGACGCCTGGTCGCCGAGCTTTCCGCACGCAAGGACATTTCATGA
- the trxA gene encoding thioredoxin has product MSSEKVIAFTDANFEREVIQSDTPVLVDFWATWCAPCKAISPLVDAVADEYAGKVKVGKVNVDENQATPGKYGVRGIPTIILFKGGVVVDQIVGAVPKSQLDALIAKAL; this is encoded by the coding sequence ATGTCCAGTGAAAAGGTAATTGCATTCACCGACGCTAATTTCGAGCGCGAGGTGATCCAGTCCGATACTCCCGTGCTCGTTGACTTCTGGGCAACATGGTGCGCCCCCTGCAAGGCTATCTCTCCGCTTGTGGATGCCGTTGCCGACGAATATGCCGGCAAGGTCAAGGTAGGCAAGGTCAATGTGGACGAGAACCAGGCCACACCGGGTAAATACGGCGTGCGCGGCATTCCCACCATCATCCTGTTCAAGGGCGGCGTCGTCGTCGACCAGATCGTCGGGGCGGTTCCCAAATCGCAGCTGGATGCCCTGATCGCCAAGGCGCTCTAA